Part of the Candidatus Zixiibacteriota bacterium genome, TTCCAGAACGCGCCTGCTGCTTCTGGCGCTTTGCGTTTTGACCCTCGGCGTCGCTTCGGGGACGGCGCTCTGGATCAAGCTCGGACCTCTCCCCGGCGCCGCCCGCTCCCGTTCGGCCCCCCTGGAGGGCCTGAACGACTACGGAGCAGTTCCCGACTTCCGGCTCACCGAGCGCAGCGGCCGAGCCGTCGGGCTCGGGGACCTTCGCGGCGCCGTTTGGGTTGCCGATTTCATCTATACAAGCTGCACCGATACCTGCCCCTTGCAGACCGCCCAGATGGCCAGGTTGCAGCGGGAGCTCAGGGATTTCCCGGGCGTCAGGCTGGTTTCCATTTCCGTCGACCCCGAAAAGGATAGTCCGGCGGTTCTCTCGGCCTACGCCGACCGCTACCGGGCCGACGCCAGCCGATGGTTGTTTCTCACCGGTGAGAGAAGCGAGATCGTCCGCCTCGTGCAGAACGGCTTTCGTCTGAGCGCCGTAGCCGCCGCGGACGACGGCGTCATTCTTCACAGTCCGCGCTTCGTCCTTGTGGACAGAGAGGCGCGAATTCGGGGATACTACGACAGCCGGGATCCCGAGGCCCTCAAACGCCTGCTGAACGATCTTGGCAGGCTGGCCGGGGCTTGAGCGAAAAAAGGAGCGACCCTATGGCGAAGACGGTGAGAAATGGAAAAGCGCGAAAACCCGTTTCTTCCGCCGGGGCGCAGCGCGGCCCGAACTGGCCGGTGTTCGTCCTGGCCCTCATCGGGATGGCCCTGACGTCGTATCTCACCTACGCCGCATGGCAGCGGACGCTCGTCGCCGGATGCACGCCGGGAAGCGCCTGCGACGTCGTGCTCAACAGCCGCTGGTCGAGGTTATTCGGCATGCCCGTCTCGTTCTGGGGGCTGCTCACCTACGGGGCCCTGGCGGCCGTTGCGTGGAACCGGCAGACCGCCGACCAGTGGAAAATCGCCTGGACCATCTCCCTGGCGGGTCTCGTCTACAGCATCTACCTCACGACCGTCGCGTTCTTCGTTCTCGACGCGGCCTGCCCGTACTGTCTCACCTCCCTGGGCCTGATGGCCGCAATCTTTGGCGTGGTGCTTTACCAGCGGCCCGCCGATCTCCCCGCCTTTTCCTGGGGCCCATGGATCGCCAAGACCGGCGGCGCCGGCTTGGCGCTCACCCTGGTCCTGCACCTGTTTCAAGCGGGTTACCTCGGAAAGGCCCCGGCTCCCGAAGATCCGTGGATCCGCGGGCTGGCCGACCACCTGAGGAGAACCAACGCGAAGTTCTACGGTGCCTACTGGTGCCCCCACTGTCAGGAGCAGAAGGCCGCTTTCGGCAGCTCGGCGGATCGACTGCCTTACATCGAGTGCAGCCCCGCCGGACGGCGCGGTCCTGTCGCGACGGCCTGCGTCCAGGCCGGGATCGAGAGCTATCCCACCTGGATCATCAATGGCCAGCGCTACCTCGGAACCCTGAGCCTGGACAACCTGGCGCGCTACAGTCAATACAGTTACAGCGCCGCCGACAGCGGAGCGAAGCCGTGAGCGGGGCGCTGCAGATACGCCTCGGGCTGGCGCTTTGCCTGGCCTTTGCTCTTCTCTCTCAAAGCGCTCGAGCCGAGCCTGGAAGGTACCCGGAGTTCGCAGGCCAGCCGCCCCCCGCAAGCGTCTCGTTCATTTCCGTCGAGGAGCTGGCCGAAGAAATTCATGCAGGGAAAAGGCCCCTCATCATCGACGTTCGCACTGCGGAGGAGTACCACGAGGCCCACATCCTCGGGGCGCTTTCGGCTCCGTTGAGCGAATTCCGGTTGTATCTGAGCAGCATCCCGCGCGACCGGTTGGTGGTCTTGTATTGAGCTTGCCCGCACCACCTGGCCAGTTTGGCCTACGGAATACTCTACGAGAACGGCTACCGCAACATGAAGGTCCTCGACGAGGGCATCGCCGGCTGGCATGAAAAGCGCTATCCGATGGAAGGGACCCGAATCCACTGAGGGCCGAGATGGCTAGCAAACCGGCCGTCGTGCTCTTGAGCGGCGGCGTGGATTCCGCCACGGCCGCCGCCATAGCGAAGCAGCAGGGCTTCGATCTGCACGCGCTCACCGTCGACTACGGCCAGCGCCACCGCAGAGAGCTGGAATCGGCTGCCCGGGTGGCCGCGTGGCTGGGCGCGCGAAGACACCTGGTGATCGATCTCGACCTGCGGGCCATCGGCGGCTCGGCGCTCACCGACCCCGCGATCGAGGTTCCGAAAGGGCGCCAGACGCAGGCCATGGCGGCCTCGATACCCGTAACCTACGTGCCCGCGCGCAATACGATTTTCCTGGCGCTGGCGCTGGCGCTGGCGGAAACGGTCGATTCCGAAGACATCTTCTTCGGCGCCAATCAGCTCGACTACAGCGGCTATCCGGATTGCCGCGAGGCTTTCATCCGCGCCTTCGAGGCGGCGGCGAACCTCGGCACGAGGGCCGGTGTGGAACGGGGAAAGCGCATCACCGTCCACACGCCGTTGATCGCGATGACCAAAGCGGAGATCATCAAAACCGGGCTCCGGCTCGGACTCGACTACGGGCAGACCTGGAGCTGCTACGATCCCGCGCCGGACCGCCCGTGCGGCGCCTGCGATAGCTGCCGGCTCCGGGCGAAAGGATTCGAAGAGGCCGGGCTCGTCGACCCCTTGCTCCATCGCTAGCATGCTTCCGGAACCCTTCACGCCGCAGTTTCTCGCGCAGCTCGAAACCCTGAGGCTTCGCACCCGGAAGGAATTTCTCGGATCGCACACCGGAAGCTACTCCTCTCCCCGGCGCGGCACGAGCCTCGAGTTTGCCGATTACCGTCGCTATGCGCCGGGCGACGACCTCCGTTATCTCGACTGGGGGATCTACGCGCGCAGCGACCGGCTCTACGTCAAGCTTTTTCGCGAGGAAGTGGATCTGTTCGCGTACCTGTTCGTGGACGCCAGCGGCTCGATGAGCTTCCCGTCCGTGGAGGAGAAATTCGCTCCCGCAGCCCATATCGCGCTGGCGCTCGCGTACGTGGTCCTCGCCAATCACGACCGCGTCAAGCTTCACCTGCTGCAGCAGGGCGGAGGCCCGACCACGCCCTTTTACAGAGGTCGCCGCCGACTGGCCGATTGCGCCGAGCTCACTCGTTCGGCTGCGCCCGCGGGGCCGCTCGATCTCGCTCACGCTCTCGGGGAGCATCTCCGGCGCATTCGCCGTCCGGGAAAGGCGATTCTCGTTTCCGATTTCCTCATGCCGACCGCCGAATACCAGCAGGGGCTCAACCTGCTCCGGGCGTTCAACCTGGACATCGCCGCAATCCAGGTTTTGACGCGGATGGAAGTCGACCCTCCCTTCGCCCGGGGCGGTCTCCGCTTGATCGACAGCGAGAGCCGGGGCGAGATCGCGCTGCAGTGGGACCCCGGCCAGCGCCGTAAGTACCAGGCCAAGCTGGCGCAGCACAACCTCGAGCTGCGCAGCTTCTGCCATCAAAGCGGCATTCACTACTCGCTCTACGTCACCGACCGCGACCTCGGCGACTTCGTCTTCGCGACGCTGCCGGCGATCGGACTTTTCAAATAGCATGGAATTTCTCAATCCCGGTGCGCTCCTCGGTTTCCTGGCGCTTCCCCTGCTCCTGGTTCCCTATCTGGTGCGCCGAAAACCGCAATCGTTCGTCTTTTCGAGCCTGCTGCTTTTCGAGGAAATCGACCCGCGTTCCCGCCCGCGGCCGTGGGGCCGGCTGCGGTTACCCCCTATATTCTTTTTGCAGTTGCTGCTCCTCGTCCTGCTGATCCTGGCGCTCGGGGAACCGGTGTCGACGGCGCGGCCGAGCAAGGTGGCGCTGGTATTCGACAACTCGGCGAGCATGCAGGCTCTGGAAGGGTCCCGAACCCGGTTCGCGCTCGCCCAGGAAAAGGCCCGGGAGCTTCTCTCGGCTGCCGGCGCGCCGGCGGCCGTGGACCTGTACCTGTGGCTGCCGCGCCTGGAGCGCTGGAACGAGCGCTCCCTGACTGCGGCCGAAGCGCGCCGGGAGATCGGTCGTCTCCAGCCGTACGATCTTCCCGACCTTCCCGTCGATCACACCGAGACCTTCGACCGCCTCGCGCGCGAGCATGGCTATGACAGGATCTATTTTTTCACCGACCATCCATCCAGAAGCCAATCCGGGATCACGCGGGTGGTAAGCGTGGGCGAGCCGAAACCCAACCTTGCCGTGACCTCTTTCAGGCTTGCGCGCGCGTCGTTGGGCTCCCCCTCGCTCGAAGCGACCGTGGAGCTCACGAACCTCTCCGGAAGAGAGGCGCGAGTTTCCCTCGCAATCAAGAGCGGCTCCTCCACCCTCGCGAGCCGGGAGCTCAGGGTCGAGGCGGGAAGAGCAGCGCAGGTCGGGTTCGAGGGCCTGCCGCATCGGCCCTACTATCAGGCCGAGATAGTCACGAGCGATGCGCTCCCCCTGGACAACTCCCGTTTTGCGGTCCCGCCGCGGGGCAAGGCGATGCGGGTGCTTGCGGTTTCGCCGCGTCCGCAGGCACTGGCAAGCCTGCGTTCTATACCCGGGCTGGAGCTCGAAATCGTACCTCCTGAGCGTTACTTGCAAACCCCGCGCTCCGATTTCGCCGTCGAGATCTTTCACTTTGCCACGCCGGCCGGACTGCCTGACAATCCTGCTCTGTTTGTCCTGCCTCCGGAACACAATCCGCTGGCCTCCCTCGGGCAACCGCTTGGGCGCGTGGTTGTCTCGACCTGGCGGGACCCCCATCCGCTCACCCGTTACGTCAACTTTGCGTTGTTCCGCCCACCCTACGCCCGCCACGTTCGGCCTCGAATGCCCGCGGTAGCGGTGATCGAGAGCCCGGAGGGCCCCCTCGCCGTTGCTGCCGAGGCCCGTACCCTTCGTTATCTGGTTCTCGGCTTCGATCCATTTCCTTATCTGGGCCGTGACAATCTTCCGGTGTCGATCTTCACGTTGAACTTTCTCGATTGGCTTGCCGGCAGCTCCGGCTCTCCACAGGTCACGACCGGAGAAGGGCTCGTCTTTACTCCAGTGGAACAAGGTGATCGTCTGGTCTTGCCCGCGGGAGGGGAAATCGCCCTGGCTCGAGGAAGCAGCCGGTTTCAAGGAACTTTTTACCAGGGCATCTATCGGCTCCAGCGTGGCCACCAAGCAGAACTGACTCCGGTCAACTTCGACAGCGTTACCGAGTCGGATCTGCGCACTGCCCAGCCCATCGCCGTGGGACAGCAGACTGGAGGAGGGACGAACCCCTCCGTGCTCCGCTCTCTCTGGCCGTACCTGGCGTTCTTCTCTTTCGTATTGCTGATCGTCGAATGGTTTGTGAGCCCCGCCGGTGGCGGGACGTATCCCCCGGTCTCAGGGTCGCGCCCCTCGCTGAGGCGGATTTTCGGGTCCGCATGATCGAACAACTCCTCAACATCGATTTCGCGCGGCCGACCTTTCTCTGGTTTCTGGCAGCTCTTCCGTTGCTCTGGCTTCGGCTCCGACAGCGCTCTCTGGCGGTGATCGTCCTTCGGAGCGTGGTGGTGACGCTTTTGGTCCTTACGCTCGCGGACCCGCAAATCTCCCGTCAGCAGACCAAGGAGACCCGGGAGGAACGCATGTTCGCCTTCGA contains:
- a CDS encoding rhodanese-like domain-containing protein produces the protein MSGALQIRLGLALCLAFALLSQSARAEPGRYPEFAGQPPPASVSFISVEELAEEIHAGKRPLIIDVRTAEEYHEAHILGALSAPLSEFRLYLSSIPRDRLVVLY
- a CDS encoding DUF58 domain-containing protein, with product MLPEPFTPQFLAQLETLRLRTRKEFLGSHTGSYSSPRRGTSLEFADYRRYAPGDDLRYLDWGIYARSDRLYVKLFREEVDLFAYLFVDASGSMSFPSVEEKFAPAAHIALALAYVVLANHDRVKLHLLQQGGGPTTPFYRGRRRLADCAELTRSAAPAGPLDLAHALGEHLRRIRRPGKAILVSDFLMPTAEYQQGLNLLRAFNLDIAAIQVLTRMEVDPPFARGGLRLIDSESRGEIALQWDPGQRRKYQAKLAQHNLELRSFCHQSGIHYSLYVTDRDLGDFVFATLPAIGLFK
- a CDS encoding BatA domain-containing protein; the protein is MEFLNPGALLGFLALPLLLVPYLVRRKPQSFVFSSLLLFEEIDPRSRPRPWGRLRLPPIFFLQLLLLVLLILALGEPVSTARPSKVALVFDNSASMQALEGSRTRFALAQEKARELLSAAGAPAAVDLYLWLPRLERWNERSLTAAEARREIGRLQPYDLPDLPVDHTETFDRLAREHGYDRIYFFTDHPSRSQSGITRVVSVGEPKPNLAVTSFRLARASLGSPSLEATVELTNLSGREARVSLAIKSGSSTLASRELRVEAGRAAQVGFEGLPHRPYYQAEIVTSDALPLDNSRFAVPPRGKAMRVLAVSPRPQALASLRSIPGLELEIVPPERYLQTPRSDFAVEIFHFATPAGLPDNPALFVLPPEHNPLASLGQPLGRVVVSTWRDPHPLTRYVNFALFRPPYARHVRPRMPAVAVIESPEGPLAVAAEARTLRYLVLGFDPFPYLGRDNLPVSIFTLNFLDWLAGSSGSPQVTTGEGLVFTPVEQGDRLVLPAGGEIALARGSSRFQGTFYQGIYRLQRGHQAELTPVNFDSVTESDLRTAQPIAVGQQTGGGTNPSVLRSLWPYLAFFSFVLLIVEWFVSPAGGGTYPPVSGSRPSLRRIFGSA
- a CDS encoding SCO family protein; the protein is MNLSRTRLLLLALCVLTLGVASGTALWIKLGPLPGAARSRSAPLEGLNDYGAVPDFRLTERSGRAVGLGDLRGAVWVADFIYTSCTDTCPLQTAQMARLQRELRDFPGVRLVSISVDPEKDSPAVLSAYADRYRADASRWLFLTGERSEIVRLVQNGFRLSAVAAADDGVILHSPRFVLVDREARIRGYYDSRDPEALKRLLNDLGRLAGA
- a CDS encoding vitamin K epoxide reductase family protein, with the protein product MAKTVRNGKARKPVSSAGAQRGPNWPVFVLALIGMALTSYLTYAAWQRTLVAGCTPGSACDVVLNSRWSRLFGMPVSFWGLLTYGALAAVAWNRQTADQWKIAWTISLAGLVYSIYLTTVAFFVLDAACPYCLTSLGLMAAIFGVVLYQRPADLPAFSWGPWIAKTGGAGLALTLVLHLFQAGYLGKAPAPEDPWIRGLADHLRRTNAKFYGAYWCPHCQEQKAAFGSSADRLPYIECSPAGRRGPVATACVQAGIESYPTWIINGQRYLGTLSLDNLARYSQYSYSAADSGAKP
- the queC gene encoding 7-cyano-7-deazaguanine synthase QueC — protein: MASKPAVVLLSGGVDSATAAAIAKQQGFDLHALTVDYGQRHRRELESAARVAAWLGARRHLVIDLDLRAIGGSALTDPAIEVPKGRQTQAMAASIPVTYVPARNTIFLALALALAETVDSEDIFFGANQLDYSGYPDCREAFIRAFEAAANLGTRAGVERGKRITVHTPLIAMTKAEIIKTGLRLGLDYGQTWSCYDPAPDRPCGACDSCRLRAKGFEEAGLVDPLLHR